A window of Streptomyces sp. DG1A-41 contains these coding sequences:
- a CDS encoding HlyD family efflux transporter periplasmic adaptor subunit yields the protein MQFRQQALAKLQSPEELDLPVRFARPQGWLVLSVTVVAMAAASVWAVTGSVTSTVSAPAILTHGQGSYLLQSPVAGQVTAVLAKQGERLPADSPVLKVRTSQGETVVRTLDAGRVSALAATVGQIIQTGANVAAVEKVAHTEDALYATVYVPAENAASIPDDATVDLTVQSVPTQEYGVLRGHVKSVDRSAQSPQQIAAFLGDSQLGEQFTKKGRPVAVTVRLDKSSATKSGYKWSSADGPPFKLTSMTLASGSIRLADQRPVDWLLP from the coding sequence TTGCAGTTCCGCCAACAGGCCCTCGCCAAGCTCCAGTCACCGGAGGAACTCGACCTTCCGGTGCGTTTCGCCCGCCCGCAGGGCTGGCTCGTGCTTTCGGTGACCGTGGTCGCGATGGCGGCCGCCTCGGTGTGGGCGGTGACCGGCTCGGTGACCTCCACCGTCAGCGCGCCCGCCATCCTCACGCACGGGCAGGGCAGCTACCTCCTCCAGAGCCCGGTCGCGGGCCAGGTGACCGCGGTGCTCGCGAAGCAGGGCGAGCGGTTGCCGGCCGACTCCCCCGTGCTCAAGGTCCGTACGTCCCAGGGCGAAACCGTCGTCCGCACGCTCGACGCGGGCCGTGTCTCCGCGCTCGCCGCGACCGTCGGGCAGATCATCCAGACCGGCGCGAACGTCGCCGCCGTCGAGAAGGTCGCCCACACCGAGGACGCCTTGTACGCGACGGTCTACGTCCCCGCCGAGAACGCCGCCTCGATCCCCGACGACGCCACCGTCGACCTGACCGTGCAGTCGGTGCCGACGCAGGAGTACGGCGTGCTGCGCGGCCATGTGAAGTCGGTGGACCGCTCGGCGCAGTCTCCGCAGCAGATCGCCGCGTTCCTCGGGGACAGCCAGCTGGGCGAGCAGTTCACGAAGAAGGGCAGGCCGGTGGCCGTGACGGTCCGGCTGGACAAGTCGTCCGCCACGAAGAGCGGTTACAAGTGGTCGTCCGCGGACGGGCCGCCGTTCAAGCTGACCTCCATGACGCTGGCCTCGGGGTCGATCCGGCTGGCCGACCAGCGTCCCGTCGACTGGCTGCTGCCGTGA
- a CDS encoding NHLP family bacteriocin export ABC transporter peptidase/permease/ATPase subunit, with amino-acid sequence MTATAPDTRGRRRAAPPKRKVPKARAKTVRTPTVLQMEAVECGAASLAMVLGHYGKHVPLEELRIACGVSRDGSRASNLLKAARSYGLTAKGMQMDLAALAEVKSPAILFWEFNHYVVYDGMGRRFGRRGVYINDPGKGRRFVPMEDFDGSFTGVVLVVEPGEDFTRGGRKPGVLGAMPARLRGTAGTMPAAVLASLLLVAVGAAVPALSRTYIDEFLIGNQTSLLPTLFTAMAACVLLTVVLTWLQQANLLRGRIISSTLSSARFLRHLLRLPVTFFSQRSPADLVQRLQSNDAVAETLSRDLAAAGVDAVVVVLYAVLLYTYDPQLTFVGIGVALLNIVAMRVVIRLRATRTAKLRADTARLTNTAYTGLQLIETMKATGGEDGYFRKWAGQHATTLEEQQRLGVPSAWLGVVAPTLATLNSALILWIGGMRAVEGHISVGLLVAFQALVTRFTAPLTRLNGVAGRIQDFAADVARLKDVENFKADPLYGRPESGESTRRLQGHVELENITFGYSPLDKPLLTGFDLTVGPGQQVALVGGSGSGKSTVSRLISGLYAPWEGVIRIDGQRIEDIPRGALAASVSFVDQDVFLFEGTVRDNVALWDPSIPDEAVEDALRDAALYDVIARRPGGIHSKVEQDGRNFSGGQRQRLEIARALVRRPSILVLDEVTSALDAETELVVMDNLRRRGCACVVIAHRLSTVRDSDEIVVLQHGTIVERGRHEDLVAGGGAYAALVRER; translated from the coding sequence GTGACCGCGACCGCACCGGACACCCGGGGCCGGCGCCGCGCCGCCCCGCCGAAGCGCAAGGTGCCCAAGGCCAGGGCGAAGACCGTCCGCACGCCCACCGTGCTCCAGATGGAAGCCGTCGAGTGCGGCGCCGCCTCCCTCGCGATGGTGCTCGGCCACTACGGCAAGCACGTCCCGCTGGAGGAGCTGCGCATCGCCTGCGGCGTCTCCCGCGACGGCTCGCGTGCCAGCAACCTCCTGAAGGCGGCCCGCAGTTACGGCCTGACCGCCAAGGGCATGCAGATGGACCTGGCCGCCCTCGCCGAGGTGAAGTCGCCGGCCATCCTGTTCTGGGAGTTCAACCACTACGTCGTCTACGACGGCATGGGCCGCCGCTTCGGCCGCCGTGGCGTCTACATCAACGACCCCGGCAAGGGCCGCCGCTTCGTCCCCATGGAGGACTTCGACGGCAGCTTCACCGGTGTCGTGCTGGTCGTGGAGCCCGGCGAGGACTTCACCCGGGGCGGCCGCAAGCCCGGCGTCCTGGGCGCCATGCCCGCCCGGCTGCGCGGCACCGCGGGCACGATGCCCGCCGCCGTGCTGGCGAGCCTGCTGCTGGTGGCGGTCGGCGCGGCGGTGCCCGCGCTGAGCCGCACCTACATCGACGAGTTCCTGATCGGGAACCAGACCTCGCTGCTGCCGACGCTGTTCACGGCGATGGCGGCGTGCGTGCTGCTCACGGTCGTGCTCACCTGGCTCCAGCAGGCCAACCTGCTGCGCGGCCGCATCATCTCCTCGACCCTCTCCAGCGCCCGCTTCCTGCGCCATCTGCTGCGGCTGCCGGTGACGTTCTTCTCCCAGCGCAGCCCGGCCGACCTGGTGCAGCGGCTCCAGTCCAACGACGCGGTCGCCGAGACGCTGTCCCGCGACCTCGCGGCGGCGGGCGTGGACGCGGTCGTCGTGGTCCTGTACGCGGTGCTGCTGTACACCTACGACCCGCAGCTGACGTTCGTCGGCATCGGCGTGGCGCTGCTGAACATCGTGGCCATGCGGGTCGTCATCCGGCTGCGCGCCACGCGCACGGCCAAGCTGCGCGCCGACACGGCCCGCCTCACCAACACCGCCTACACCGGTCTGCAGCTCATCGAGACGATGAAGGCGACCGGCGGCGAGGACGGCTACTTCCGCAAGTGGGCCGGGCAGCACGCCACCACGCTGGAGGAGCAGCAGCGGCTCGGGGTGCCGAGCGCCTGGCTGGGCGTGGTCGCGCCGACGCTCGCCACCCTCAACAGCGCGCTGATCCTCTGGATCGGCGGCATGCGGGCGGTCGAGGGCCATATCTCGGTCGGTCTGCTGGTCGCCTTCCAGGCCCTGGTCACCCGGTTCACCGCCCCGCTGACCCGGCTCAACGGCGTCGCCGGCCGCATCCAGGACTTCGCGGCCGACGTGGCGCGGCTGAAGGACGTGGAGAACTTCAAGGCCGATCCGCTCTACGGCCGCCCCGAGTCGGGCGAGTCGACGCGCCGCCTCCAGGGCCACGTCGAGCTGGAGAACATCACCTTCGGCTACAGCCCGCTCGACAAGCCCCTGCTCACCGGCTTCGACCTGACGGTCGGCCCCGGGCAGCAGGTCGCGCTGGTCGGCGGGTCCGGAAGCGGCAAGTCCACGGTGTCCAGGCTGATCTCCGGCCTGTACGCGCCGTGGGAGGGCGTGATCCGCATCGACGGACAGCGCATCGAGGACATCCCGCGCGGGGCGCTGGCCGCCTCCGTCTCCTTCGTCGACCAGGACGTGTTCCTCTTCGAGGGAACGGTCCGCGACAACGTGGCGCTGTGGGACCCGTCCATCCCGGACGAGGCGGTGGAGGACGCGCTGCGCGACGCGGCCTTGTACGACGTGATCGCGCGGCGTCCGGGCGGCATCCACAGCAAGGTCGAGCAGGACGGGCGCAACTTCTCCGGCGGGCAGCGCCAGCGCCTGGAGATCGCGCGGGCGCTGGTGCGCCGGCCGAGCATCCTGGTCCTCGACGAGGTGACGAGCGCGCTGGACGCGGAGACCGAGCTGGTCGTGATGGACAACCTGCGCAGGCGCGGCTGTGCCTGTGTGGTGATCGCGCACCGGCTCAGCACGGTCCGCGACAGCGACGAGATCGTCGTCCTGCAGCACGGCACGATCGTGGAGCGGGGACGGCACGAGGACCTGGTGGCGGGCGGCGGAGCGTACGCGGCACTGGTCAGGGAGCGGTGA
- a CDS encoding type A2 lantipeptide: MNSTPQVETVEIADAELDAVSGGLSVNAVNTVTDTVDGIAPVSGLVNTAVGTVEGVTGLNTAPVTNLVAGL, from the coding sequence ATGAACTCCACCCCCCAGGTTGAGACCGTCGAGATCGCCGACGCCGAGCTCGACGCCGTCTCCGGCGGCCTGTCCGTGAACGCTGTGAACACCGTCACCGACACGGTCGACGGCATCGCTCCGGTTTCCGGCCTGGTCAACACGGCCGTCGGCACCGTCGAGGGTGTCACCGGCCTGAACACGGCCCCGGTCACCAACCTGGTCGCCGGTCTCTGA